One Streptomyces sp. ITFR-21 genomic window carries:
- a CDS encoding replication-relaxation family protein, which produces MADTAGPVTKPGENKARRPRSTVRDQEDVLRVLGVLKVATATQIMELVRPHLSDNKAIRNALLVLQAQGKVLSEGSTAGPAGKFGAPDRRGEPSQKLWGLTPVGLDSAATHLKREPDVMGGRARGAGTGGAPHAMAVNATIVAFTRGGRSPGVPAGIGSVTSWRTEVPHPLSSSGKRNVRADAVFQDKDAGLPLLMVEVDRYTEPAHVLADKVGAYADFYARRVRDPALPSSTGRGTIRGEMNTVPFWTTLYPRTGLPGLPPLAIVLTGAGPTALTNRMRTVADLSREHWTGQKHADQGYGLHGYASTIDEDFYLDFTSKVPLVMTTLDRLQEHGPMGPVWFRVAQERGGEPEPLLQALTDTHTAAEYRQRRKQGERAAEAEQQRREAAEQKRLDEEWARSEWFDKREKKMKKLARLWDDAATGDER; this is translated from the coding sequence GTGGCGGACACGGCAGGCCCGGTGACCAAGCCGGGGGAGAACAAGGCGCGGCGGCCGCGGTCGACGGTGCGCGACCAGGAGGACGTGCTGCGGGTGCTGGGTGTGCTGAAGGTGGCGACCGCGACGCAGATCATGGAGCTGGTCCGCCCGCACCTGTCCGACAACAAGGCGATCCGCAACGCCCTGTTGGTGCTCCAGGCCCAGGGCAAGGTGCTCTCGGAGGGCAGCACGGCGGGCCCGGCGGGGAAGTTCGGTGCGCCGGACCGCCGCGGTGAGCCGTCACAGAAGCTGTGGGGCCTGACCCCGGTCGGCCTGGACTCCGCAGCCACCCACCTCAAGCGCGAGCCGGACGTGATGGGCGGCCGCGCGCGGGGAGCGGGCACCGGGGGCGCTCCGCACGCGATGGCGGTGAACGCCACGATCGTGGCGTTCACCCGGGGCGGCAGGTCGCCGGGCGTCCCGGCCGGGATCGGCAGCGTCACCTCCTGGCGCACCGAGGTCCCGCACCCGCTGTCGTCCTCGGGCAAGCGCAACGTCCGCGCCGACGCGGTGTTCCAGGACAAGGACGCCGGGCTGCCGCTGCTGATGGTGGAGGTCGACCGCTACACCGAGCCCGCGCACGTCCTGGCGGACAAGGTCGGCGCCTACGCCGACTTCTACGCCCGCCGCGTCCGCGACCCGGCACTGCCCTCGAGCACAGGCCGCGGCACGATCCGCGGCGAGATGAACACGGTGCCGTTCTGGACCACGCTCTACCCCCGCACCGGCCTGCCCGGACTGCCGCCGCTGGCGATCGTGCTCACCGGGGCCGGCCCCACCGCGCTGACCAACCGCATGCGCACCGTGGCCGACCTGTCCCGCGAGCACTGGACCGGGCAGAAACACGCCGACCAGGGCTACGGGCTGCACGGCTACGCATCGACCATCGACGAAGACTTCTACCTCGACTTCACCAGCAAGGTCCCGCTGGTGATGACGACCCTGGACCGCCTCCAGGAGCACGGGCCCATGGGGCCGGTGTGGTTCCGCGTCGCGCAGGAACGCGGCGGCGAGCCCGAACCGCTGCTCCAGGCGCTCACCGACACCCACACAGCCGCCGAGTACCGCCAGCGCCGCAAGCAGGGTGAGCGCGCCGCCGAAGCCGAGCAACAGCGCCGTGAGGCAGCCGAGCAGAAGCGGCTGGATGAGGAGTGGGCGCGCTCGGAGTGGTTCGACAAGCGGGAGAAGAAGATGAAGAAGCTCGCCCGCCTGTGGGACGACGCCGCCACCGGAGACGAGCGGTGA
- a CDS encoding DUF6233 domain-containing protein yields MSDDQEQEHGVGQPAALPKADGPLVDVTLPDGQHLFAVVKSRIREPDGWWYDLQIHVPHQSSERGRLLALPAAVDFRAPAALCEPIDGQPYDQIPTERPGVTPAWKVEEKVYFGPERGPARIVHRGDCRAARDLARPASTEQARAALERPDAAPCPLCRPDRPLRSAA; encoded by the coding sequence GTGAGCGACGACCAGGAGCAGGAGCACGGCGTGGGGCAGCCGGCTGCGCTGCCGAAGGCAGACGGGCCGCTGGTCGACGTGACCCTGCCGGACGGGCAGCACCTGTTCGCCGTGGTGAAGTCCCGGATCCGGGAGCCGGACGGCTGGTGGTACGACCTGCAGATCCACGTGCCCCACCAGAGCAGCGAGCGGGGCCGGCTCCTGGCTCTCCCGGCCGCCGTGGACTTCCGCGCCCCCGCCGCCCTGTGCGAGCCGATCGACGGCCAGCCTTACGACCAGATCCCCACCGAACGACCCGGGGTCACCCCGGCCTGGAAGGTCGAAGAGAAGGTCTACTTCGGTCCGGAGCGGGGACCTGCCCGCATCGTGCACCGCGGCGACTGCCGCGCCGCCCGCGACCTCGCCCGCCCGGCGAGCACCGAGCAGGCCCGCGCCGCCCTCGAGCGGCCCGACGCCGCACCATGCCCGCTGTGCCGGCCCGACCGGCCGCTGCGCAGTGCGGCGTAG
- a CDS encoding PIN domain-containing protein: MIIFDTNAVNLLPTDGPRADILRKLRGSGHHRVVVPWMVLEEMAAHQAFFYPARYQSVEAVLHKLQEVLPWKVQSNLEPLDVERLLEHWRQLYREIFEVIETSGEAAQKALQREAMALPPAKRVQRGKDEFSIGSRDAAIWFSVLEYLRANPDEHVYFVTNNSSDFGDGSHYPYPMNEDVAGMEDRLTRLTDFDDVVAEFTKEVSGAEAEAAADRLLRSIAIRSQVAQTAVEVLDAATGFVGLGGTDSAVRWRAWVAAPETELLGLSGVTGHEIEGEIWYTAKARWLLYGAVDGDSDDAEYIACVWETKILFSAGEEDQTPTLLTQDQPSLPDTGDQQCMEVLRRLKATTAEAAQRALDALTTRSSGAAAYIAQQMAAKPTATIAQIAGAKHVNTLMEQVAATNLKLGSAQSLFGPLPKSIDISSIGIGKTAAEQVFGSMPKSTLDIASIMPSVKLAQSAIGSLPKSVIADLGIGKTAAEQVFGSMPKSTLDIASIMPSVKLAQSAIGSLPKSVIADLGIGKTAVEQAFGTMAKDKLAGYSFPSEAKQAESQDEQEPDDGAEEADQPEDHN; this comes from the coding sequence TTGATCATCTTCGATACGAATGCCGTGAATCTTCTCCCGACCGACGGGCCGAGAGCCGACATCCTCCGCAAGCTGCGGGGATCGGGCCACCACCGAGTGGTCGTGCCCTGGATGGTGTTGGAAGAGATGGCTGCCCATCAGGCGTTCTTCTATCCAGCCAGGTACCAGTCCGTCGAAGCGGTCCTGCATAAGTTGCAGGAGGTGCTCCCCTGGAAGGTGCAGAGCAATCTGGAACCGCTGGACGTGGAGCGTCTCCTCGAGCACTGGCGGCAGCTCTACAGGGAGATCTTCGAGGTCATCGAGACCAGCGGTGAAGCCGCGCAGAAGGCTCTGCAGCGCGAAGCCATGGCTCTTCCGCCGGCCAAGCGGGTCCAGCGCGGCAAGGATGAGTTTTCGATCGGCTCTCGCGATGCGGCTATCTGGTTTTCCGTCCTCGAATACCTGCGAGCCAACCCTGACGAGCACGTCTACTTCGTCACCAACAACAGCAGCGACTTCGGCGACGGGTCGCACTACCCGTATCCGATGAACGAGGACGTTGCGGGCATGGAGGACCGGCTCACGCGACTCACTGACTTCGATGACGTCGTCGCTGAGTTCACCAAAGAGGTCTCCGGTGCGGAAGCGGAAGCTGCGGCTGACCGGCTGCTGAGGTCGATCGCCATTCGGTCACAGGTGGCACAAACAGCGGTGGAGGTCTTGGATGCAGCGACAGGGTTCGTGGGCCTGGGCGGTACCGACAGCGCGGTGAGATGGCGCGCCTGGGTGGCGGCGCCTGAGACTGAACTGCTTGGCCTCAGTGGGGTCACCGGCCATGAAATCGAAGGTGAGATCTGGTACACCGCCAAGGCCCGGTGGCTGCTGTACGGGGCCGTGGACGGCGACAGCGACGATGCCGAATACATCGCGTGTGTGTGGGAGACGAAGATCCTTTTTTCCGCCGGGGAGGAGGACCAGACTCCGACCCTGCTCACGCAGGATCAGCCCTCACTGCCCGACACGGGTGATCAGCAGTGCATGGAAGTCCTGCGGAGGCTGAAAGCCACGACGGCTGAGGCTGCCCAGCGCGCCTTGGATGCCCTTACTACGCGATCTTCCGGTGCTGCCGCCTACATCGCTCAGCAGATGGCGGCCAAGCCGACCGCAACCATCGCGCAGATCGCGGGCGCTAAGCACGTCAACACGCTCATGGAGCAGGTGGCGGCCACCAACCTCAAGCTCGGCAGTGCGCAGTCGCTGTTCGGCCCGCTGCCGAAGTCCATTGACATCTCAAGCATCGGGATCGGCAAGACAGCGGCCGAGCAGGTCTTCGGGAGCATGCCGAAATCCACGCTCGACATCGCCAGCATCATGCCGAGCGTGAAGCTCGCGCAGTCGGCCATCGGCTCCCTACCCAAGTCCGTCATCGCCGACCTCGGGATCGGCAAGACAGCGGCCGAGCAGGTCTTCGGGAGCATGCCGAAATCCACGCTCGACATCGCCAGCATCATGCCGAGCGTGAAGCTCGCGCAGTCGGCCATCGGCTCCCTACCCAAGTCCGTCATCGCCGACCTCGGGATCGGCAAGACGGCAGTGGAACAGGCTTTCGGGACCATGGCAAAGGACAAACTCGCCGGCTACTCCTTCCCTTCCGAGGCGAAGCAGGCAGAGTCACAAGATGAGCAGGAACCTGACGATGGTGCCGAGGAAGCAGACCAACCCGAGGACCACAACTGA
- a CDS encoding Shedu anti-phage system protein SduA domain-containing protein, giving the protein MTSSAPAPAPAQLSITAVTRRDIFDYLRGISRPWWGKLDEVTFLEGLYDLDRPPSLNGRLPTVRADIQQHRFNNPDLDDDWIFEDPRLELRDGPDKVLLDFLARTVHPEVAADVGEAMKQVEELNRLLAPDGWSLRPHDSLSGRPIYTAVRIPPTGPLVPLPLNDDDAGKLDLVLGQTYSLLDCTGEETARDLLRTAVLTLRRDGGFFHPMPDDNWTADTYEAVLTLERELQPTCTPEVKEVIWRTLETLLSQLGRTDVRGLVVEGDTRPLPNISPDWRTQGAAPATPIIRGLRLPFSTTEFDVTRRDFADLEIRSSQDSSGFHYLYDTRARRMITDFVLDDRPRVATLCSVTIIKKGDTFTPRIKLWKKDKRKPGEVSAEQTVPDTGITRAVKAIVDTGDVHENFWKVINFLQGCAGLNTPGDSLQLVATDEAQLTQLLTGHDRTTVLGAVRTAIGGGLTEEDIRLISNRKEQLQRFEQLLNDPDYFQQEESRATTRGAEAVWQAFFEANQWIFGYGLNLIACESIDDGKLERITAGANIFGGAGKRIDAIMRSKGLISSMLFCEIKTHDTELLAKAPYRRGVFQASKELGGGVAQVQKTVSRALQLISHEFLFRMRDEDGALTGVELSTTRPRQVLVIGSLREFTDNGAVNSEKISSFELYRTSIQDVEIITFDELYQRACFIVEDR; this is encoded by the coding sequence ATGACGTCCAGCGCCCCCGCCCCGGCACCCGCGCAGCTATCGATTACTGCGGTGACGCGGCGCGACATCTTCGACTACCTGCGCGGGATATCGAGGCCCTGGTGGGGGAAGCTAGACGAGGTCACGTTCCTGGAAGGCCTCTACGACCTGGACCGACCTCCGTCCCTGAATGGCCGGCTCCCGACTGTCCGCGCCGACATCCAGCAGCACCGGTTCAACAACCCCGACCTGGACGACGACTGGATCTTCGAGGACCCTCGGCTGGAGCTGCGCGACGGGCCGGACAAGGTGCTGCTCGACTTCCTGGCACGAACCGTCCATCCCGAGGTCGCAGCCGACGTAGGGGAGGCGATGAAGCAGGTCGAGGAGCTGAACCGGCTGCTGGCACCAGACGGGTGGAGCCTGCGTCCCCACGACTCCCTCTCTGGCCGCCCCATCTACACAGCGGTCCGAATACCGCCCACGGGCCCGTTGGTCCCACTGCCGCTGAACGACGACGACGCGGGCAAGCTCGACCTGGTCCTCGGCCAGACCTACAGCCTCCTGGACTGCACCGGCGAGGAGACCGCACGCGACCTGCTGCGCACCGCTGTCCTGACGCTGCGCCGCGACGGCGGCTTCTTCCACCCCATGCCCGATGACAACTGGACGGCGGACACCTACGAGGCGGTCCTGACTTTGGAGCGCGAGCTCCAGCCCACCTGCACCCCGGAGGTGAAGGAGGTGATCTGGCGGACACTGGAGACCCTGCTCAGCCAGCTCGGGCGCACCGACGTCCGGGGCCTCGTGGTCGAAGGCGACACCCGGCCGCTGCCCAACATCTCGCCGGACTGGCGAACCCAGGGCGCGGCGCCCGCTACGCCCATCATTCGCGGTCTGCGCCTCCCCTTCTCCACCACCGAGTTCGACGTCACCCGCAGGGACTTCGCCGACCTGGAGATCCGCAGCTCGCAGGACAGCAGCGGGTTCCACTACCTCTACGACACCCGCGCACGCCGGATGATCACCGACTTCGTCCTCGACGACCGGCCCCGGGTGGCCACCTTGTGCAGCGTCACCATCATCAAGAAGGGCGACACCTTCACGCCGAGGATCAAGCTGTGGAAGAAGGACAAGAGGAAGCCGGGGGAGGTCTCCGCCGAGCAGACGGTGCCCGACACCGGGATCACCCGAGCCGTCAAGGCGATCGTCGATACCGGGGACGTCCACGAGAACTTCTGGAAGGTCATCAACTTCCTCCAGGGCTGCGCCGGGCTGAACACACCCGGCGACTCCCTCCAGCTCGTGGCCACAGACGAGGCCCAGCTGACCCAACTGCTGACCGGCCATGACCGGACGACGGTCCTCGGGGCGGTCCGGACCGCGATCGGCGGTGGCCTCACCGAGGAGGACATCCGGCTGATCAGCAACCGCAAGGAACAGCTCCAGAGGTTCGAGCAGCTGCTTAACGATCCGGACTACTTCCAGCAGGAGGAGAGCCGGGCAACGACACGCGGGGCGGAAGCGGTCTGGCAGGCATTCTTCGAGGCGAACCAGTGGATCTTCGGCTACGGGCTCAACCTCATCGCCTGCGAATCCATCGACGACGGCAAACTGGAACGCATCACCGCTGGCGCCAACATTTTCGGCGGAGCCGGAAAACGCATCGACGCCATCATGCGGTCCAAGGGCCTGATCAGCAGCATGCTCTTCTGCGAGATCAAGACCCACGACACGGAGCTGCTCGCCAAGGCCCCGTACCGCCGGGGCGTTTTCCAGGCGTCGAAAGAACTAGGCGGCGGCGTGGCGCAGGTGCAGAAGACCGTCTCCAGGGCCCTGCAGCTCATCTCCCACGAGTTCCTCTTCCGGATGCGCGACGAGGACGGCGCCCTGACCGGTGTCGAACTGTCCACCACAAGGCCCCGGCAGGTCTTGGTGATCGGGAGCCTGCGCGAGTTCACCGACAACGGCGCCGTGAACTCAGAGAAGATCAGTTCCTTCGAGCTGTACCGGACATCGATCCAGGACGTCGAGATCATCACGTTCGACGAGCTCTACCAGCGGGCGTGCTTCATCGTTGAAGACCGGTAA
- a CDS encoding DUF6192 family protein codes for MPEETEVADDKVGSVSASRYAQIVAELRKLVETATVIQFAIGDAALEVEPMRGRGGSAPADELFTVRDSLHRLAEDIGVSYRTVEGARWAASKWPAEHRAAGVSFTIHRTLAGISDPDERFAAIHTPPEGKARWTPDEASRRVGRQVAKPVTPQEKISAIHTLAKDEDVAAAVTGDLLRRPSVVAQVRHEDKVRAVTELTREDQVAAAVAPDFLRRPAVVAQVAPADKVRAVEELTRDETVAAEVTTGLLRRPDVAFKAMSDDTARHQVNHAQVERGRQAREHFEDTSPVAPAVKNIDRSVEFLDLITACHAFVAAAGRVVPGMRDRQLGDDERVIVHENVARVRATLDWIETAVDTGKVDVDGELARLLQGE; via the coding sequence ATGCCCGAAGAGACCGAAGTCGCCGACGACAAGGTCGGCAGTGTCAGCGCGAGCCGGTACGCGCAGATCGTGGCCGAGCTGCGGAAGCTGGTGGAGACCGCCACCGTCATCCAGTTCGCGATCGGCGACGCCGCCCTGGAGGTCGAACCGATGCGGGGCCGCGGCGGATCGGCCCCGGCCGACGAGCTGTTCACGGTCAGGGACTCCCTGCACCGCCTGGCCGAGGACATCGGCGTCTCCTACCGCACGGTGGAGGGCGCACGCTGGGCGGCGTCGAAGTGGCCGGCCGAGCACCGGGCGGCGGGGGTGTCGTTCACGATCCACAGGACGCTGGCCGGCATCTCCGACCCGGACGAGCGGTTCGCCGCGATCCACACCCCGCCCGAGGGCAAGGCCCGGTGGACACCGGACGAGGCCAGCCGGCGGGTCGGACGCCAGGTCGCCAAGCCGGTCACCCCGCAGGAGAAGATCAGCGCGATCCACACGCTGGCGAAGGACGAGGACGTCGCCGCGGCCGTCACGGGCGACCTGCTGCGGCGCCCGTCGGTGGTCGCGCAGGTCAGGCACGAGGACAAGGTCCGGGCAGTGACCGAGCTGACCCGCGAGGACCAGGTCGCGGCCGCGGTCGCCCCGGACTTCCTGCGGCGCCCGGCCGTCGTCGCCCAGGTCGCCCCGGCGGACAAGGTCCGCGCCGTCGAGGAACTCACCCGCGACGAGACCGTGGCGGCCGAGGTCACCACCGGCCTGCTCCGGCGCCCGGACGTCGCGTTCAAGGCGATGTCGGACGACACCGCCCGTCACCAGGTCAACCACGCCCAGGTCGAACGCGGCCGACAGGCCCGCGAGCACTTCGAGGACACCAGCCCCGTCGCGCCGGCGGTGAAGAACATCGACCGGTCGGTGGAATTCCTGGACCTGATCACCGCCTGCCACGCGTTCGTCGCCGCGGCCGGCCGGGTCGTCCCCGGCATGCGCGACCGGCAGCTCGGCGATGACGAACGCGTCATCGTCCACGAGAACGTCGCCCGAGTCCGCGCAACCCTGGACTGGATCGAGACCGCGGTGGACACCGGCAAGGTCGACGTCGACGGCGAGCTGGCCCGACTCCTGCAAGGCGAGTAA
- a CDS encoding RacP protein produces MPRASERRSPAAQRHADTVRFVLFEARPAGLTFPQLVRSSELSPSQTRSGLACLRDTITERNWPPLIWTLKDGYQFCADPDQLQAYEVAVIRGKLTEIRRFITGTVAPHAALQPKGRWIKHLNTQLSSVESTLDVIADYTSA; encoded by the coding sequence GTGCCGCGCGCCTCCGAGCGCAGATCGCCGGCCGCCCAGCGACACGCCGACACCGTCCGCTTCGTGCTGTTCGAGGCACGGCCGGCCGGTCTGACCTTCCCCCAACTGGTCAGATCCAGCGAGCTGTCACCCAGCCAGACCCGATCTGGCCTTGCCTGCCTGCGGGACACCATCACCGAACGCAACTGGCCGCCGCTGATCTGGACCCTGAAAGACGGCTACCAGTTCTGCGCCGACCCCGACCAGCTCCAGGCATACGAGGTCGCGGTCATCCGCGGCAAGCTCACCGAGATCCGCCGGTTCATCACCGGCACCGTCGCCCCGCACGCGGCCCTCCAGCCCAAGGGCCGATGGATCAAGCACCTGAACACCCAGCTCAGTTCGGTGGAATCCACCCTCGACGTCATCGCCGACTACACCAGCGCCTGA
- a CDS encoding IS5 family transposase — translation MPRKRCYPSDTWDDEWALIEPLLPVPACDTPTGGRPEKHPRREIVDAIRYVVDTGCKWRALPKDFPPWRTCYGFMARWAAAGVIGQIRDQLRKRIRREMGRAPGAVATVIDSQSIKAADTVGKDSRGYDAGKKINGRKRHLVVDTKGLPLFVMVTPADVTDRNAAKEVLFRLRLMHPEITIVWADSAYAGQLVTWAKTYLNLTIKTVSRPKNTPGFVVLPRRWVVERSHAWVMHARRHARDYERLIQHSESLITWAAITLMTRRITQRQSRRTGQPTSREAQRD, via the coding sequence ATGCCGCGCAAGCGCTGCTACCCCTCGGATACCTGGGATGACGAGTGGGCCCTGATCGAACCGCTACTGCCGGTCCCGGCCTGCGACACCCCCACCGGCGGGCGGCCGGAGAAGCACCCGCGCCGCGAGATCGTGGACGCCATCCGCTACGTCGTGGACACCGGATGCAAATGGCGGGCCCTGCCCAAGGACTTCCCGCCCTGGCGGACCTGCTACGGCTTCATGGCCCGCTGGGCAGCCGCCGGTGTCATCGGGCAGATCCGTGACCAGCTCCGCAAGCGCATCCGCCGCGAGATGGGCCGGGCCCCCGGAGCGGTGGCCACCGTCATCGACTCCCAGTCGATCAAGGCCGCCGACACCGTCGGCAAGGACTCCCGCGGCTACGACGCGGGGAAGAAGATCAATGGCCGCAAGCGGCACCTGGTCGTGGACACCAAGGGCCTGCCGCTGTTCGTCATGGTCACCCCGGCCGACGTGACCGACCGCAACGCGGCCAAGGAAGTCCTCTTCCGGCTGCGGCTGATGCACCCCGAGATCACTATCGTCTGGGCCGACTCGGCCTATGCCGGACAGCTCGTGACCTGGGCGAAGACCTACCTGAACCTGACGATCAAGACTGTCAGCCGCCCGAAGAACACTCCCGGGTTCGTCGTCCTGCCCCGGCGCTGGGTCGTGGAGCGCTCGCACGCCTGGGTCATGCACGCCCGCCGGCACGCCCGCGACTACGAACGGCTCATCCAGCACTCGGAGTCGTTGATCACCTGGGCCGCGATCACCCTCATGACCAGGCGAATCACTCAACGGCAGTCCCGCAGAACCGGACAGCCGACCTCCCGCGAAGCCCAACGCGACTGA
- the mobF gene encoding MobF family relaxase: protein MTAAIARISPGMRRYYLKSVAVGDGGRDRKVPLPVGQELAGVPAGEWTGRGAPLLGLSGEVTEAEMEALFGQGLHPHPELLAPGVPAGKVPAVRLGRKFIRPTYVDVDNQDDDQDDDQEPEAVVPDEDGKTRSARRRKMKRGPVAAFDLVPRPPASVSLLRALGDDATVAVIDASHDVAVADVLAWLEDEAIVVYSGPGGIRWERPVGGLVVARFRHHDSRHRMPLLHDHLVVSVKVLRADGKWGHLDSRRLYAHVVAAGALYNQRVLEEVCDRLGLATEPRTPTPGRRPVMEIAGVPPELIDWTSTRQRDTAVLLEQAEADYIADHGYPPTARVRSRLMKRAADDSRPAKKTPLPLAELRRRWRADAIRRFGAELVDGLLELCRRAAAAIRAAWPAPADPGAVVVDDVDVDLAAVDVAATVYTHREHFRRRHLLAEARRHLARELRGRRAAPGLESRIVDAAIGAHCVDVTAPQLPGRRPRPPGHTFYTASWHPPLSAGRDRFELAEDAVPQLSVHARAVATSISLQALVRASRTPARPAQPAPTARAGRPSPTDQATAAALYEQLQFADPADAEDDGQEDQEQQLVLSPERLARLEELRRRIGELARGTPKHKPSEHRDQAATPPRRPGYRGRG, encoded by the coding sequence GTGACAGCAGCGATAGCGCGGATTTCACCGGGGATGCGCCGGTACTACTTGAAGAGCGTGGCAGTGGGCGACGGCGGCCGGGACCGCAAGGTGCCGCTCCCGGTCGGCCAGGAGCTGGCTGGGGTGCCGGCGGGGGAGTGGACTGGCCGTGGGGCGCCGCTGCTGGGTCTGTCGGGTGAGGTGACGGAGGCGGAGATGGAGGCGCTGTTCGGGCAGGGCCTGCACCCGCACCCGGAACTGCTGGCCCCCGGCGTCCCGGCCGGGAAGGTTCCGGCGGTGCGGTTGGGGCGGAAGTTCATCCGGCCAACGTACGTCGACGTCGACAACCAGGACGACGACCAGGACGACGACCAGGAGCCGGAAGCGGTGGTGCCGGACGAAGATGGCAAGACGCGGTCGGCGCGTCGGCGGAAGATGAAGCGGGGGCCGGTCGCCGCGTTCGATCTGGTGCCGCGGCCGCCGGCGTCGGTGTCGCTGCTGCGGGCGCTGGGGGACGATGCGACCGTCGCCGTGATCGACGCCAGCCACGATGTCGCGGTCGCGGACGTGCTGGCGTGGCTGGAGGACGAAGCGATCGTCGTGTACTCCGGGCCGGGTGGCATCCGGTGGGAGCGTCCGGTGGGCGGTCTGGTCGTCGCGCGGTTCCGGCACCACGACTCCCGGCACCGGATGCCGCTGCTGCACGACCACCTGGTGGTGTCGGTGAAGGTGCTGCGCGCCGACGGCAAGTGGGGCCATCTGGACTCGCGGCGTCTGTACGCGCACGTGGTGGCGGCCGGCGCCCTGTACAACCAGCGGGTGCTGGAGGAGGTCTGCGACCGGCTCGGGCTGGCGACCGAGCCGCGCACGCCCACGCCGGGGCGGCGGCCGGTGATGGAGATCGCGGGGGTTCCGCCGGAGCTGATCGACTGGACGTCCACCCGGCAGCGCGACACTGCCGTACTGCTGGAGCAGGCGGAGGCGGACTACATCGCCGACCACGGGTACCCGCCCACGGCGCGGGTGCGCAGCCGGCTGATGAAGCGGGCCGCGGACGACAGCCGCCCGGCGAAGAAGACGCCGCTGCCGCTTGCCGAGCTGCGCCGTCGCTGGCGGGCCGACGCGATCCGCCGCTTCGGGGCCGAGCTGGTCGACGGGCTGCTCGAGCTGTGCCGCCGCGCCGCGGCCGCCATCCGCGCTGCCTGGCCCGCTCCGGCCGATCCCGGAGCGGTTGTTGTCGACGACGTCGACGTGGACTTGGCGGCCGTTGACGTCGCCGCGACCGTCTACACCCACCGCGAGCACTTCCGCCGCCGGCACCTCCTGGCGGAAGCCCGCCGCCATCTCGCCCGCGAGTTGCGGGGCCGCCGCGCCGCCCCCGGCCTGGAGAGCCGGATCGTGGACGCGGCGATCGGGGCGCACTGCGTCGACGTCACCGCGCCCCAGCTGCCGGGCCGTCGGCCGCGCCCGCCCGGGCACACCTTCTACACCGCCAGCTGGCACCCGCCATTGTCCGCCGGGCGAGACCGCTTCGAGCTGGCGGAGGATGCCGTGCCGCAGCTGAGCGTCCACGCCCGGGCGGTGGCCACCAGCATCAGCCTGCAGGCCCTTGTGCGGGCCTCCAGGACCCCGGCCAGACCCGCCCAACCGGCCCCCACCGCACGCGCGGGCCGGCCGTCGCCGACTGACCAGGCGACCGCCGCGGCGCTGTACGAGCAGCTGCAGTTCGCCGATCCGGCCGACGCGGAGGACGACGGCCAGGAGGACCAGGAGCAGCAGTTGGTGCTCTCACCGGAGCGGCTGGCCCGGCTCGAGGAACTGCGGCGCCGGATCGGCGAACTCGCCCGCGGGACACCGAAGCACAAGCCGAGCGAGCACCGCGACCAGGCCGCGACACCGCCGCGCCGACCCGGCTACCGGGGGCGCGGCTGA
- a CDS encoding plasmid partition protein, with protein sequence MRRDPAVLIANISPRSMGKTTDTGMMGHAFHEAGYRVQLWDADESEHLTQWSELAGFPFPVEHNASAKFAEEYTPLGEDGIDIVDVGHTENHPHIADSVLKVADLVLVHMEPSMADYQRVHQPRTSTPVKTMVGRSAFDRPSRTAPPMWVLLNRVRPNVRSEGEIRGLLTDADYNVLTVKIPVLDDIKQATGFPVDNAGRGPFGELVTELQARGLIKSA encoded by the coding sequence ATGAGGAGAGACCCCGCCGTGCTCATCGCCAACATCAGCCCACGAAGTATGGGCAAGACGACCGACACCGGCATGATGGGACACGCATTCCACGAGGCTGGATACCGCGTGCAGCTGTGGGACGCGGACGAATCCGAGCACCTCACGCAGTGGTCCGAACTCGCCGGCTTCCCCTTCCCTGTCGAGCACAACGCCTCCGCCAAGTTCGCTGAGGAGTACACGCCGCTCGGAGAAGACGGGATCGACATCGTCGACGTCGGCCACACCGAGAACCACCCGCACATCGCCGACAGCGTGCTCAAGGTGGCCGACCTGGTCCTCGTCCACATGGAACCCTCCATGGCCGACTACCAGCGCGTCCACCAGCCGCGCACTTCCACCCCGGTCAAGACCATGGTCGGCCGCTCCGCGTTCGACAGGCCCTCGCGTACCGCCCCGCCGATGTGGGTGCTCCTCAACCGGGTGCGTCCCAACGTCCGCAGCGAAGGCGAGATCCGGGGCCTGCTCACCGACGCCGACTACAACGTGCTCACGGTGAAGATCCCGGTCCTGGACGACATCAAGCAGGCCACGGGCTTTCCTGTCGACAACGCGGGCCGGGGCCCGTTCGGTGAGCTGGTCACCGAGCTGCAGGCGCGGGGGCTGATCAAGAGTGCCTAA